A window from Dioscorea cayenensis subsp. rotundata cultivar TDr96_F1 chromosome 10, TDr96_F1_v2_PseudoChromosome.rev07_lg8_w22 25.fasta, whole genome shotgun sequence encodes these proteins:
- the LOC120270751 gene encoding LOW QUALITY PROTEIN: aldehyde oxidase GLOX-like (The sequence of the model RefSeq protein was modified relative to this genomic sequence to represent the inferred CDS: deleted 2 bases in 2 codons), whose amino-acid sequence FLSTFPSISYSQYPPSIAGNWKLLQSSLGISAMHMQVLPGDKLLVFDRTDFGPSNIFLPAGHCRQDPSDLALTTDCTAHSILLDLPSLSLHPLSILTDTWCSSGSLLPNSSFFQSGGFNDGDHTIRLFTSDSDWSETSAYLSARRWYSTNQLLPDGRVIIVGGRRQFNYEFFPKDHIRPLTSFPFLDETRDADAENNLYPFVHLLPDGTLFVFANTRAVLLDLSHNGYPLRHLPAIPDTVPRNYPSSGSSVLLPLRPPSHSPEILICGGAPRGSFQAVLNGTFYPAARTCERIYPLDQNPTWAMEEMPTARVMGDMVVLPTGDVLLVNGAEAGTAGWELARDPVTVPVLYNPNKPAGNRFGLMNRSPIPRLYHSSAVLDAYGRVLVGGSNPHVCYNFTNVMFPTELSLEAFHPPYLSASLDGLRPEVVAVWAGEREGSGQVPATVVGYGEEMGVRVYSEGEEGGRRAFGMNQRVVVLEGERDEQVAPYVYEVMVKAPPSPEVAPPGYYMMFVLHAGVPGRGLWVKIQRRDVVT is encoded by the exons TTTCTCTCCACATTCCCATCCATTTCCTACTCTCAATACCCTCCGTCCATCGCCGGCAACTGGAAGCTACTCCAGTCAAGCCTCGGCATCTCAGCCATGCACATGCAGGTCCTCCCCGGCGACAAGCTCCTCGTTTTTGACCGCACCGACTTCGGCCCTTCCAACATC TTCTTACCCGCCGGCCACTGCCGGCAAGACCCTTCCGACCTCGCTCTCACCACCGACTGCACCGCCCACTCCATCCTCCTCGACCTCCCTTCCCTTTCTCTCCATCCTCTCTCCATCCTTACCGACACCTGGTGTTCCTCCGGCTCCCTCCTCCCCAACTCCTCCTTCTTCCAGTCCGGTGGCTTCAACGACGGCGACCACACCATTCGTCTCTTCACCTCCGACTCCGACTGGTCCGAAACCTCCGCCTATCTCTCCGCCCGCCGCTGGTACTCCACCAACCAACTCCTCCCTGACGGCCGAGTCATCATCGTCGGCGGCCGCCGCCAGTTCAACTACGAGTTCTTCCCTAAAGATCACATCCGGCCATTAACGTCCTTCCCTTTCTTGGACGAAACCCGCGACGCCGACGCCGAGAACAACCTCTATCCTTTCGTCCATCTCCTCCCGGACGGTACTCTCTTCGTCTTCGCCAACACGCGCGCTGTCCTCCTCGACCTCTCCCACAATGGTTACCCTCTCCGCCACCTTCCGGCGATCCCCGACACTGTGCCAAGAAACTACCCAAGCTCCGGCTCATCCGTCTTGCTCCCTCTCCGTCCACCTTCTCACTCCCCGGAGATCCTTATCTGCGGCGGCGCTCCTCGCGGGTCCTTCCAAGCAGTGCTGAACGGCACGTTCTATCCGGCGGCGCGCACGTGCGAGAGGATCTATCCGCTGGATCAGAACCCCACGTGGGCCATGGAGGAAATGCCGACCGCACGTGTGATGGGCGACATGGTTGTCCTTCCGACAGGCGATGTGCTCTTGGTGAATGGCGCGGAGGCGGGGACGGCCGGGTGGGAGCTGGCTAGAGACCCGGTCACCGTCCCGGTTCTTTACAACCCAAACAAACCGGCCGGAAACCGGTTCGGGCTCATGAACCGGTCTCCGATACCGAGGCTGTATCACTCT TCGGCGGTTCTGGACGCGTACGGACGGGTGCTCGTCGGCGGGAGCAACCCGCACGTGTGCTATAACTTCACCAACGTGATGTTCCCGACGGAGTTGAGCTTGGAGGCGTTTCACCCGCCGTATTTGAGTGCGAGTCTTGATGGTCTCCGGCCGGAGGTGGTGGCAGTGTGGGCCGGAGAAAGGGAGGGGTCCGGACAGGTTCCGGCGACGGTGGTGGGGTATGGGGAGGAGATGGGGGTGAGGGTTTACAGTGAAGGAGAGGAAGGTGGGAGGAGAG CGTTTGGGATGAACCAAAGAGTGGTGGTGTTGGAAGGAGAAAGGGATGAGCAGGTGGCGCCGTACGTTTATGAGGTGATGGTTAAAGCGCCCCCATCGCCGGAGGTGGCGCCGCCGGGGTACTACATGATGTTTGTATTACATGCAGGGGTTCCTGGACGTGGACTTTGGGTCAAGATCCAGCGCAGAGATGTGGTCACGTGA